The following coding sequences are from one Betaproteobacteria bacterium window:
- a CDS encoding DUF11 domain-containing protein — MFRETAASNFHDPWPTRTRPLGTAASAFLRTVFRLRRLGSSALLGIAFVLCGGSAWAGLGTSVTLFSGDPTDIYPGETTRLEITLSNSNTAAAITAAAFANSLPGTLPNGLQIAGAATYTCTDPATAITSGGSGSLTAIPGTQAIALSGGVIPARANNTDGICTVRIPVSAGTSTGTNTTYTYTIDDGAVTGSDGSPVANAGEVNQSINVSAIARPTLAKNFAASTLVLGGNSTTLTVTLSNTNPVPIPDFTISDAFPLLGGSAIIRVASPTGASASCNLGGAAPSFAPNAGDTTITASGTIPAQSGATPGRCTLTVAVEAAQSNGLFSTGVQNNTINATSQFSNGLGITAAANATAAMTVRSPLRVSKAFAHSALASGQSDSFTITLTNDGNTPLTVASFTDDPIDGTTAGNSNAFGLKVTGQSTSCAGGVVAPTANDTGVTLTGGTIPAAGSCIVTVNFTGISQTAGVPVTYTNTVAAGAVDVGDPAIVSQSTSAAVLVADDLRVLKSATPSQAAPGNPVRYTVTVQNYSASAIANAVVTDHLANGMTFLTGTIGSNDYTPSLSGTGCSGLAVSGAVGSATPVLTIGTLPARSDANTPGACVVTFWAMTATGAANGSSTANTLNAGDVCYNAGATCNGSASGATSGTVNTTMLSASKAFNPAGPVSEGTISTLTVTLSNLSANPLTAVSLSDTLPLAGGGQLRIADPANAASTCGSPTLTATPGSTSLSMNGGTIPARASGGTGAAGTCFVNVDVVGPAGVFNNTATVAGSETYANGSSHLVGPVASNTATLTYTPALAATKSFSPTSVSSGGRATVTVRLSNTGTAVLTGAAVTDPLPSGMVIASPANAYTTCSGSTAITATPGASSAALSGADIASGGNCDFLFDVIATGSANWTNTIPAGNISASGGVQSTVAVSGTLNFNAPTSLTVAKATNPSTLTFPGQVSRLSITLNNGTLAVTGLALTDRFTLDGTGGTAANGMAIAAVPAATTTCPGGQVSATAGGTSVSLAGASLAANASCTFSVNVTSNAVGGITNFIPAGAISTDQGLSNSGQATTSLTTQSNIGVVKQFIPGVVRPGERSRLRVTFYNPTATPLASVSVTDTLPAGVTVPAGPNPTTTCTGASVSSPASNQVLISGGTVAAASGGVAASCHAEIDVLVSAEGDYVNTIAAGAVSASAGGTAATNSQPTSDTLRAKAPLVIHKAFAGATLDTGNPSGFTTGTALRQPGVAATLTVRIENPNTTALTGAAFTDTLPGGLVVAPTPNAATTCTSGTVLAQASGTTIRLAGATVPAAGFCTVTVDVLSNISGTYTNTLAAGSVTTYEGVSNGEATQAVVVVSTPPTVAKQFSPAVVPAGGTSTLTLVLGNTNASAVTLSAALVDTLPTAPGNVVVATNPGMSTSCPGTVTATPGSGTITYASGAQIPAGGCTISVDVTAATTGSHSNVIAAGALQTDLGNNPQAANATLVVSALGYISGRVFRDNSLVPDGIYQSGTDTPISGTSLELRSGSTCAGALVTASGLTNPTTSDALGNYLFAGLPAGTYSVCEPVQPTGTSNGITTAGSIVSANGSTGVAGTASNPSATSSRIAGIVLNGDGGTGEVSGSTGNDFAEVVLSSISGTVFLDHNNNGVQGGADTGIAGVTIQLLDSLNALVATTVSDANGQYSFTGLAPGTYSVREPTQPANTSNGITSAGAVANGGTSGTATAVTSLPSQIVSIVLPPNTAASANNFAEIPNGRTVSGVVFLDYNNNGTINTPADHGIAGQTLTLTGNDVNGNPVSMTTTTAADGSYTFTGVPEGSAYTVTQASQPTGTTNGIPSVGSAGGSASNPTAVSSVISGINLSGANTVAAANNFAEVPGAAPDLAVAKAHTPTSFAEGGSTGYYTLSPSNIGTVATTGTLTLVDTIPAGMTATAASGSGWTCGIAGQTVTCTSAASIAAGASGNSVLVRVTVAGGLAGQILTNTVNISGGGEPSGFSGNNTAQDPTPIAQAAAVQGTIWRDLDHDRILDAGEAKVAGWLVELLQGGNVVSTATTDAAGAYAFTGVAPGSGYQVRFREPTTGTLYGRPVPNEDGTAYSNGVASAGNPAGADNSAGILDGLTLLAGTTTIEQSLPLDPNGVIYDSVTRNPVAGALVTLSGPAGLTGADVLGGSLSQTTGANGFYQFLLLATAPAGTYTLTVTAPGGYLPAPSTTIPACNATLNVLAAPDPALVQNANVAPSTAAPLHAPGTCPANSGALAGSAASTQYYFTFVIDPALPSANVVNNHIPLDPVLRGAIVVTKTTPLVNVSKGDLVPYTVTATNTLSSALAGIEVRDQIPPGFKYRTGSARLNGLAVEPAVAGRILTWANQNFAAGERKTYKMVLVVGSGVSEGEYVNRAWAVNGTVGTTVSNVASATVRVVPDPTFDCSDLIGKVFDDRNANGYQDDGEPGIANVRVATVRGLLVTSDAEGRFHVACADIPQAERGSNFIMKLDERTLPTGYRLTTENPRVVRTTRGKMVRLNFGATVHKVVRMEIDRRAFGTGGDALLPQWNSRLEALLPQFMQRPTILRIAYRLSPGEAAEDAQRRTRALIQHVRDRHGHGADGSRSGPPPLVIEAESMAYRESTQ, encoded by the coding sequence ATGTTCCGGGAGACAGCAGCGAGTAACTTCCATGACCCCTGGCCCACCCGGACCCGCCCCCTCGGCACTGCTGCATCTGCCTTTCTCCGCACTGTTTTCCGGCTCCGCCGCTTAGGCTCTTCCGCGCTCCTGGGCATTGCCTTCGTGCTGTGCGGCGGATCGGCATGGGCCGGCCTGGGCACTTCGGTCACCCTCTTTTCCGGCGATCCCACCGACATCTACCCAGGCGAAACGACCCGGCTCGAAATCACCCTTTCCAACAGTAATACCGCCGCGGCGATCACGGCAGCCGCGTTCGCCAACAGCCTCCCGGGAACCCTGCCCAATGGCTTGCAGATCGCCGGTGCCGCGACCTACACCTGTACCGACCCGGCCACCGCCATCACCAGCGGCGGTTCGGGGAGCCTGACGGCGATCCCCGGAACCCAGGCGATTGCGCTGAGCGGCGGGGTGATTCCGGCCCGCGCCAACAATACCGATGGCATCTGCACGGTGCGCATCCCGGTTAGCGCCGGAACGTCCACCGGCACGAACACGACCTACACCTACACCATCGACGATGGCGCCGTCACGGGCAGCGACGGCTCTCCGGTCGCCAACGCCGGTGAAGTCAATCAGAGCATCAATGTAAGCGCGATCGCCAGGCCGACGCTGGCCAAGAACTTCGCGGCATCGACCCTGGTGCTCGGGGGCAACTCCACCACCCTGACGGTAACGCTGAGCAACACCAATCCCGTCCCCATCCCCGACTTCACCATCAGTGACGCCTTCCCCCTCCTGGGTGGATCGGCGATCATCCGCGTCGCCTCCCCCACCGGGGCAAGTGCGAGCTGCAATCTGGGCGGTGCCGCACCCAGCTTCGCGCCCAACGCGGGCGACACCACCATCACGGCAAGCGGAACGATTCCCGCCCAATCCGGCGCCACTCCCGGCCGCTGCACCCTGACTGTGGCGGTGGAAGCTGCTCAGAGCAACGGCTTGTTCTCGACCGGGGTCCAGAACAACACCATCAACGCCACCAGTCAGTTCAGCAACGGCCTGGGCATCACCGCCGCCGCCAACGCCACCGCGGCCATGACCGTGCGCTCTCCCCTGCGCGTGAGCAAGGCTTTCGCCCACAGCGCCCTGGCGAGCGGCCAGTCCGACAGTTTCACCATCACCTTGACCAACGACGGTAACACGCCGCTCACCGTGGCTTCGTTCACCGACGATCCGATCGACGGAACAACCGCAGGCAACAGCAATGCCTTCGGCCTGAAGGTCACCGGTCAATCGACCAGTTGCGCGGGCGGCGTTGTTGCCCCCACGGCCAACGACACGGGCGTGACCCTGACCGGCGGAACCATCCCGGCCGCGGGAAGCTGCATCGTCACCGTCAACTTCACCGGCATCAGCCAGACCGCCGGCGTTCCCGTCACTTATACCAATACAGTGGCGGCTGGCGCCGTGGACGTGGGCGATCCCGCCATCGTCAGCCAATCCACCTCCGCCGCCGTTCTGGTAGCTGACGACCTGCGTGTGCTCAAGTCCGCCACCCCCAGCCAGGCGGCACCGGGCAATCCGGTGCGCTACACGGTCACCGTCCAGAATTATTCGGCCTCAGCCATCGCCAACGCCGTGGTCACCGACCACCTGGCCAACGGGATGACCTTCCTCACCGGAACCATCGGGAGCAACGACTACACCCCCAGCCTTTCCGGAACCGGCTGCAGCGGCCTCGCGGTGAGCGGCGCCGTAGGCAGCGCCACCCCGGTATTGACCATCGGCACCCTGCCCGCCCGGTCCGACGCCAACACCCCGGGCGCCTGCGTGGTGACCTTTTGGGCCATGACCGCCACCGGCGCCGCCAACGGCTCGTCTACCGCCAACACCCTGAACGCGGGCGACGTCTGCTACAACGCCGGCGCCACCTGCAATGGAAGCGCAAGCGGCGCGACCAGCGGTACGGTCAATACCACCATGCTTTCGGCAAGCAAGGCCTTCAACCCCGCCGGACCGGTTTCCGAAGGGACCATCTCCACACTCACCGTTACTCTCAGCAACCTCTCGGCCAATCCGCTCACCGCCGTATCGCTCTCGGATACGCTGCCCCTCGCAGGCGGAGGCCAACTGCGCATCGCCGACCCGGCCAATGCCGCCAGCACCTGCGGGAGCCCGACACTGACCGCGACGCCGGGGAGCACTTCGCTGTCGATGAACGGCGGCACGATTCCGGCCCGGGCATCCGGCGGCACCGGAGCGGCAGGCACCTGCTTCGTGAACGTGGACGTCGTCGGACCGGCGGGCGTCTTCAACAACACCGCCACCGTCGCCGGCAGCGAGACCTACGCCAACGGCAGTAGCCACCTGGTCGGCCCGGTCGCCAGCAATACCGCCACCCTGACCTACACGCCCGCCCTGGCCGCCACCAAGTCCTTCAGCCCGACGAGCGTCTCCAGCGGCGGACGGGCGACCGTCACCGTGCGCCTGAGCAATACCGGCACCGCAGTGCTCACGGGGGCCGCCGTGACCGACCCCTTGCCCTCGGGCATGGTGATCGCCTCGCCCGCCAATGCCTACACTACCTGTTCGGGCAGCACCGCCATTACCGCCACGCCCGGCGCCTCCAGCGCCGCGCTGAGCGGCGCCGACATTGCCAGCGGCGGGAACTGCGACTTCCTGTTCGACGTCATCGCGACGGGTAGCGCCAACTGGACCAACACCATTCCGGCGGGCAACATTTCCGCCAGCGGCGGTGTCCAGAGCACAGTTGCGGTCAGCGGCACCCTGAACTTCAATGCACCCACCAGTCTCACCGTCGCCAAGGCCACCAACCCCAGTACCCTGACCTTCCCCGGCCAGGTCAGCCGGCTGTCCATCACCCTCAACAACGGCACCCTTGCCGTCACGGGACTCGCCCTCACCGACCGCTTCACTCTGGACGGCACCGGTGGTACCGCCGCCAACGGGATGGCCATCGCCGCCGTACCCGCTGCCACGACGACCTGTCCCGGCGGCCAAGTCAGCGCCACCGCAGGGGGCACGTCCGTCAGCCTGGCCGGAGCCAGCCTGGCGGCCAACGCATCCTGTACCTTCTCGGTCAACGTAACCTCCAACGCGGTCGGCGGGATCACCAATTTCATCCCCGCCGGCGCCATCAGCACCGACCAGGGACTGAGCAACAGTGGCCAGGCCACCACCAGCCTCACCACCCAAAGCAATATCGGCGTCGTGAAGCAGTTCATTCCCGGCGTGGTGAGACCCGGCGAACGGTCCCGGCTGCGCGTCACTTTCTACAACCCCACCGCGACTCCCCTGGCCAGCGTGTCGGTCACCGATACCCTGCCCGCTGGCGTCACCGTTCCCGCTGGTCCCAACCCGACCACCACCTGTACCGGAGCAAGCGTCTCCTCGCCGGCTTCCAACCAGGTCCTCATCAGCGGCGGCACCGTCGCCGCGGCCTCGGGCGGAGTCGCAGCCTCGTGCCATGCCGAAATCGACGTTCTCGTCTCCGCCGAGGGCGACTACGTCAATACCATCGCCGCCGGTGCGGTGAGCGCCAGCGCCGGCGGCACAGCGGCGACCAACTCCCAGCCCACCAGCGATACCCTGCGGGCCAAGGCGCCGCTGGTCATCCACAAGGCCTTCGCCGGTGCCACGCTCGATACCGGCAACCCCTCCGGATTCACCACCGGCACGGCCCTCCGCCAGCCTGGCGTGGCGGCAACCCTGACCGTGCGCATCGAGAACCCCAACACCACCGCGCTCACCGGGGCCGCGTTCACCGACACCCTGCCCGGCGGCCTGGTGGTCGCCCCGACGCCCAACGCGGCCACCACGTGCACCAGCGGTACAGTCCTGGCGCAAGCTTCGGGAACCACTATCCGCCTCGCCGGTGCAACCGTTCCGGCCGCCGGATTCTGTACCGTCACCGTCGATGTCCTGAGCAACATTTCCGGCACCTACACCAACACCCTTGCCGCCGGGTCCGTCACGACCTACGAGGGGGTGAGCAACGGCGAAGCCACCCAGGCCGTCGTGGTGGTCAGCACTCCGCCCACCGTGGCCAAACAATTCTCGCCGGCAGTCGTTCCCGCGGGCGGGACCTCCACCCTCACCCTGGTGCTCGGGAACACCAACGCCAGCGCCGTCACCCTGAGCGCCGCCCTGGTGGACACCCTGCCTACCGCCCCCGGCAATGTGGTGGTCGCCACGAACCCCGGCATGAGTACCTCGTGCCCCGGCACCGTGACCGCCACCCCGGGCAGCGGAACCATCACCTACGCCAGCGGCGCACAGATTCCGGCCGGCGGCTGCACCATCAGCGTCGACGTCACCGCAGCGACCACCGGAAGCCATAGCAACGTCATTGCCGCTGGTGCGCTCCAGACGGATCTGGGCAACAATCCCCAGGCTGCCAATGCCACCCTGGTGGTCAGCGCTCTGGGCTACATCTCCGGCCGGGTTTTCCGGGACAATTCGCTGGTTCCGGACGGAATCTACCAGTCGGGCACCGATACCCCCATTTCCGGGACGAGCCTGGAACTGCGCAGCGGGAGCACCTGCGCTGGCGCCCTGGTCACGGCCTCCGGCCTCACCAACCCAACCACCAGCGACGCCCTCGGCAATTACCTCTTTGCCGGATTGCCCGCCGGAACCTACTCGGTGTGCGAACCGGTCCAGCCGACCGGTACCTCCAACGGGATCACCACCGCAGGGTCCATCGTTTCGGCCAACGGCAGCACGGGTGTGGCGGGAACGGCGTCCAATCCCAGTGCAACCTCGAGCCGCATCGCCGGCATCGTTCTGAATGGCGACGGTGGCACCGGCGAAGTGAGCGGTTCGACCGGCAATGACTTCGCCGAGGTGGTGCTCTCCAGCATCAGCGGAACCGTCTTCCTCGACCACAACAACAACGGCGTCCAGGGCGGCGCCGACACAGGCATCGCCGGGGTCACCATCCAGCTCCTGGACAGCCTCAATGCCCTGGTTGCCACTACCGTGAGCGACGCCAACGGCCAGTACAGCTTCACCGGCCTCGCCCCGGGAACCTATTCGGTCCGGGAGCCGACCCAGCCGGCCAACACCTCGAACGGCATCACCTCCGCCGGCGCCGTCGCCAACGGCGGCACCAGCGGCACGGCTACCGCGGTCACCTCCCTGCCCAGTCAGATCGTCTCTATCGTCCTACCCCCCAACACGGCGGCGAGCGCCAACAATTTCGCCGAAATTCCCAATGGCCGCACGGTGTCTGGCGTGGTGTTCCTGGATTACAACAACAACGGGACGATCAACACCCCCGCCGACCACGGCATTGCAGGCCAGACCCTCACCCTCACCGGCAACGACGTCAACGGCAATCCGGTGAGCATGACCACGACCACGGCCGCCGATGGGAGTTACACCTTCACCGGCGTACCGGAAGGCAGCGCCTACACCGTGACCCAGGCCAGCCAGCCCACGGGAACGACCAACGGCATCCCCAGCGTGGGCAGCGCCGGAGGAAGCGCCAGCAATCCCACCGCGGTGAGCAGCGTGATTTCCGGCATCAACCTGAGCGGCGCCAATACCGTCGCCGCGGCAAACAATTTTGCCGAGGTTCCCGGCGCCGCCCCGGATCTTGCCGTCGCCAAGGCCCATACGCCAACCAGCTTCGCCGAAGGCGGCAGTACCGGGTATTACACCCTCAGTCCCAGCAACATAGGCACGGTGGCCACCACGGGCACCCTGACCCTGGTCGACACCATTCCCGCCGGGATGACCGCAACGGCCGCCAGCGGAAGCGGCTGGACCTGCGGCATAGCCGGTCAGACAGTCACCTGTACCAGTGCCGCGAGCATCGCCGCCGGTGCGAGCGGCAACAGTGTTCTGGTGCGAGTGACGGTGGCCGGCGGCCTGGCCGGACAGATTCTGACCAATACCGTAAACATTTCCGGCGGGGGAGAACCCTCCGGCTTCAGCGGCAACAACACAGCGCAGGATCCCACGCCCATCGCCCAGGCGGCCGCGGTCCAGGGAACCATATGGCGCGACCTGGACCACGACCGCATCCTGGACGCCGGCGAAGCCAAGGTTGCCGGTTGGCTGGTCGAACTGCTGCAAGGCGGAAACGTGGTCTCCACGGCCACCACCGACGCCGCGGGAGCCTACGCCTTCACTGGCGTGGCGCCCGGTTCGGGCTACCAGGTCCGCTTCCGCGAACCCACCACCGGCACCCTCTATGGCCGGCCCGTTCCCAACGAAGACGGGACCGCCTACAGCAATGGTGTGGCGAGTGCAGGCAATCCGGCGGGCGCCGACAACTCTGCCGGCATACTGGACGGGCTCACCCTGCTGGCCGGAACGACCACGATCGAGCAGAGTCTTCCCCTGGACCCCAACGGCGTGATCTACGACTCGGTCACCCGCAATCCTGTCGCCGGTGCGCTGGTCACCCTCAGCGGACCCGCCGGCCTGACCGGTGCCGACGTCCTGGGCGGCAGCCTGAGCCAGACCACGGGGGCCAACGGCTTCTATCAATTCCTTCTCCTCGCCACCGCCCCGGCCGGCACCTACACCCTGACCGTGACCGCTCCGGGGGGATATCTTCCTGCCCCTTCGACCACCATTCCCGCCTGTAACGCAACCTTGAACGTCCTGGCGGCCCCGGACCCGGCCCTGGTGCAGAATGCCAATGTCGCCCCGTCGACCGCCGCGCCACTCCATGCCCCCGGGACTTGCCCTGCAAACTCGGGCGCGCTGGCCGGAAGCGCGGCGAGCACCCAGTACTACTTCACCTTCGTCATCGACCCCGCCCTGCCTTCGGCCAACGTAGTCAATAACCACATCCCCCTGGACCCGGTCCTGCGCGGGGCCATCGTGGTGACCAAGACCACGCCGCTGGTCAATGTAAGCAAGGGTGACCTGGTGCCCTATACGGTCACGGCCACCAATACCCTTTCAAGCGCTCTGGCGGGAATCGAGGTACGCGACCAGATTCCCCCCGGTTTCAAGTACCGGACCGGGAGCGCCCGCCTGAACGGCCTTGCCGTCGAGCCCGCGGTGGCCGGGCGTATTCTGACCTGGGCCAACCAGAACTTTGCGGCCGGTGAACGCAAGACCTACAAAATGGTTCTGGTAGTCGGCAGCGGCGTTTCCGAAGGCGAGTACGTCAATCGGGCCTGGGCAGTGAATGGCACCGTGGGCACCACGGTGTCCAACGTGGCCTCGGCGACGGTCCGGGTCGTCCCCGATCCCACCTTCGACTGTTCGGACCTGATCGGCAAGGTCTTCGATGACCGCAATGCCAATGGCTACCAGGACGACGGGGAACCGGGGATCGCCAACGTCCGTGTGGCCACGGTGCGTGGCCTTCTGGTGACCAGCGACGCGGAGGGCCGCTTCCATGTGGCCTGCGCCGACATTCCCCAGGCAGAGCGGGGCAGCAATTTCATCATGAAGCTGGACGAACGCACCCTGCCCACCGGCTACCGCCTGACCACCGAGAACCCCCGCGTCGTGCGCACCACGCGGGGCAAGATGGTCAGGCTCAATTTCGGAGCCACCGTGCACAAGGTGGTGCGTATGGAAATCGACCGCAGGGCCTTCGGCACCGGCGGAGACGCACTGCTGCCGCAATGGAACAGCCGCCTCGAGGCCCTGCTGCCGCAATTCATGCAGCGCCCGACGATTCTGCGCATCGCCTACCGACTGTCCCCTGGCGAAGCCGCGGAAGACGCCCAGCGTAGAACCCGCGCCCTCATCCAGCATGTCCGGGACCGCCACGGCCACGGTGCGGACGGATCCCGGTCTGGCCCGCCACCCTTGGTGATCGAGGCGGAAAGCATGGCCTACCGGGAGAGCACCCAGTGA
- a CDS encoding ATP-binding cassette domain-containing protein, giving the protein MITLKNVTLRRGAKVLLDKACVTLNPGEKVGLVGRNGAGKSTLFALFNGSLHEDGGDYAIPAHWRRAQVAQDMPETEQSATDFVIEGDTALVAAQQEVDAAEASEDGMRMAEAYIALHDAGAHDAEARAQALIQGLGFRVDELYRPVDSFSGGWRMRLQLARALMCPSDLLLLDEPTNHLDLDALVWLEAWLKRYAGTLIVISHDREFLDAITQVTLHIDNTKLLRYGGNYSKFEDMRAEQMALQQAAMARQADKIAHLQSFINRFKAKASKAKQAQSRVKALERMEKIAPVLADAEFGFEFQEPLNLPNPMLSMVDTAIGYPPPEEAAPGTPPTVIVRGINRSVMAGQRIGILGANGQGKSTLVKTIARALAPISGEVTEGKGLNIGYFAQQELDVLRPQDTPLEHMIRLAKDTIAAGRSGKVAGREQDLRTFLGTFNFSGDMVKQAVGTMSGGEKARLVLCMLVWQRPNLLLLDEPTNHLDLATREALGVALNEFEGTVMLVSHDRALLRAVCDEFWLVSKGGIAPFDGDLEDYQRYLLEEARRSREAAV; this is encoded by the coding sequence ATGATCACCCTCAAGAACGTCACCCTGCGCCGCGGCGCCAAGGTCCTCCTCGACAAGGCCTGCGTTACCCTCAATCCCGGCGAAAAGGTCGGCCTGGTGGGCCGCAACGGCGCCGGCAAATCGACCCTCTTCGCCCTCTTCAATGGCTCGCTGCACGAAGACGGCGGCGACTACGCCATTCCGGCCCACTGGCGGCGGGCCCAGGTAGCCCAGGACATGCCGGAGACCGAGCAGAGCGCCACCGATTTCGTCATCGAGGGCGACACCGCCCTGGTGGCGGCGCAGCAGGAGGTCGATGCCGCCGAGGCCAGCGAGGACGGCATGCGCATGGCCGAGGCCTACATTGCGCTGCACGACGCAGGCGCCCACGACGCCGAGGCCCGCGCCCAGGCCCTCATCCAGGGCCTCGGCTTCCGGGTCGACGAGCTTTACCGGCCGGTGGATAGCTTTTCCGGCGGCTGGCGCATGCGCCTGCAGCTGGCCCGGGCCCTGATGTGCCCCTCCGATCTGCTGCTCCTCGACGAACCCACCAACCACCTCGACCTCGACGCCCTGGTCTGGCTGGAAGCCTGGCTCAAGCGCTACGCCGGCACCCTCATCGTCATCAGCCACGACCGGGAATTCCTCGACGCCATCACCCAGGTCACCCTGCACATCGACAACACCAAGCTGCTGCGCTACGGCGGCAACTACAGCAAGTTCGAGGACATGCGCGCCGAGCAGATGGCGCTGCAGCAGGCCGCCATGGCCCGCCAGGCCGACAAGATCGCCCACCTGCAATCCTTCATCAACCGCTTCAAGGCCAAGGCCAGCAAGGCCAAGCAGGCCCAGAGCCGGGTCAAGGCCCTGGAGCGCATGGAAAAGATCGCCCCGGTGCTGGCCGACGCCGAGTTCGGCTTCGAATTCCAGGAGCCCCTCAACCTGCCCAACCCCATGCTCTCCATGGTCGATACCGCCATCGGCTACCCGCCGCCGGAGGAGGCCGCCCCTGGCACGCCGCCGACGGTCATCGTGCGCGGCATCAACCGCTCGGTGATGGCCGGCCAGCGCATCGGCATCCTGGGCGCCAACGGCCAGGGCAAATCCACCCTGGTCAAGACCATCGCCCGGGCCCTGGCGCCGATCAGCGGCGAAGTCACCGAAGGCAAGGGCCTCAACATCGGCTACTTCGCCCAGCAGGAACTCGACGTGCTGCGCCCCCAGGACACGCCGCTGGAACACATGATCCGCCTGGCCAAGGACACCATCGCCGCCGGCCGCAGCGGCAAGGTGGCGGGCCGCGAGCAGGATCTGCGCACCTTCCTCGGCACCTTCAATTTCAGCGGCGACATGGTCAAGCAGGCGGTCGGCACCATGAGCGGCGGCGAAAAAGCCCGCCTGGTGCTGTGCATGCTGGTCTGGCAGCGCCCCAACCTGCTGCTCCTCGACGAGCCCACCAACCACCTCGACCTCGCCACCCGCGAAGCCCTCGGCGTCGCCCTCAACGAATTCGAAGGCACGGTGATGCTGGTCAGCCACGACCGCGCCCTGCTGCGGGCCGTCTGCGACGAGTTCTGGCTGGTCTCCAAGGGCGGCATCGCCCCCTTCGACGGCGACCTGGAGGATTACCAGCGTTACCTGCTGGAGGAAGCCCGGCGCTCGCGGGAAGCGGCGGTGTAG
- a CDS encoding phosphoadenylyl-sulfate reductase, producing the protein MTPNMLNLTAELAHAVAAKAEKAQALLATIAADWSPAAFANSLGAEDMVLTDLIVKFNANAPAQPIEIFSLDTGRLPLETYDLMAAVQAHYDLKLKVYFPQSEGVENFVRAKGINAFYDSVELRKGCCFVRKVEPLRRALAGKKAWITGLRAQQAATRVGLPVQEYDDGNKLEKFNPLSDWSEKEVWAYIKHNDVPYNALHDKFYPSIGCAPCTRAVTPGEDIRSGRWWWEAPESKECGLHVKA; encoded by the coding sequence ATGACGCCCAACATGCTCAACCTGACGGCGGAACTCGCCCACGCCGTCGCCGCCAAGGCCGAGAAGGCCCAGGCCCTGCTCGCCACCATCGCCGCCGACTGGTCCCCCGCCGCCTTCGCCAACAGCCTGGGCGCCGAAGACATGGTCCTCACCGACCTCATCGTGAAGTTCAACGCAAACGCGCCGGCCCAGCCCATCGAGATCTTCAGCCTGGACACCGGGCGCCTGCCGCTGGAAACCTACGACCTCATGGCCGCGGTGCAGGCCCACTACGACCTGAAGCTCAAGGTTTACTTTCCCCAGAGCGAAGGCGTCGAGAATTTCGTGCGCGCCAAGGGCATCAACGCCTTCTACGACTCCGTCGAACTGCGCAAGGGCTGCTGTTTCGTGCGCAAGGTGGAGCCCCTGCGCCGGGCCCTGGCCGGCAAGAAGGCCTGGATCACCGGCCTGCGTGCCCAGCAGGCCGCCACCCGCGTCGGCCTGCCGGTGCAGGAATACGACGACGGCAACAAGCTGGAAAAATTCAACCCCCTCTCCGACTGGAGCGAGAAGGAAGTCTGGGCCTACATCAAGCACAACGACGTGCCCTACAACGCGCTGCACGACAAGTTCTACCCCAGTATCGGTTGCGCGCCCTGCACCCGGGCGGTGACGCCGGGTGAAGACATCCGTTCCGGCCGCTGGTGGTGGGAAGCACCGGAATCCAAGGAGTGCGGGCTGCACGTGAAGGCTTGA
- a CDS encoding ankyrin repeat domain-containing protein, whose amino-acid sequence MARSAARKALTALAFSATVLAALAPTHTLAAAPDPAQARKDLKAMGVDYNGQEFAKAAGNGDLTAVNLFLAAGMDVNEGGGAALGLAAGRGRLDMVKHLLSKGAKPTANALQYARTRGHKDIEKVLVDAGAKE is encoded by the coding sequence ATGGCCCGATCCGCCGCCCGCAAGGCACTCACCGCACTCGCCTTTTCCGCCACCGTGCTCGCCGCCCTGGCGCCGACCCACACCCTGGCCGCGGCCCCGGACCCCGCCCAGGCGCGCAAGGATCTGAAAGCCATGGGCGTCGACTACAACGGCCAGGAATTCGCCAAGGCCGCCGGCAATGGCGACTTGACCGCCGTGAACCTCTTCCTGGCCGCCGGCATGGACGTCAACGAAGGCGGCGGCGCCGCCCTGGGACTGGCCGCCGGCCGGGGTCGCCTGGACATGGTCAAGCACCTGCTCTCCAAGGGCGCCAAGCCCACCGCCAACGCCCTGCAATACGCCCGGACGCGGGGTCACAAGGACATCGAGAAGGTGCTGGTGGACGCGGGGGCGAAAGAGTAG